The Dehalobacter sp. DCM sequence TTCCAGACCTGCTGGGCATGAGACAGATCCACATGGTGATGGGCCATTATGTTTTGTAGAGAATGATCCAGGATATTTGGCAAAGGTTCTCGGGAAGTAAGCAGGCGCTCATAGAAAAGGCCCTCTCTCAGGCCGGACCCGCTGATAAAGAGCTCTTTAACTCCGCTCACTTCTAATAAAACGGTCATTTCGGCCAAGGCAGCGAAAAAGATATCGGCACGTTCTTTAGACAAGCCTTTGACTTTGGAGCGCTGTTCTAACGACAGTTGTGCGAATGAATCATAGTTCTTCCATACGGTAGCCGCATCCATTGGATAATTATGAGTAATCTCCAGTGGATATTTCTTTTGCCTGCGGTCAATTTTGCCGAGATTGCGAAAAGAACCGCCGATCCCGATTAAAGGCCAATCGCCGGAAACCCAATTGATTTTTTGAAAATGGTCATTCAAAAAGGTGTGGAGATTCATTTTTGTCGAATCATTTATTTTCCCATTGAGACCAAACCTCTGAGTAAGCGTAAGCGTACCGAAAGGAAGACTGACTGCTTGCTCAAGCTGTTTATTTCTGAATAGTACCAGTTCCGTGCTTCCTCCGCCGATGTCCATAATCAGACCGTCCGCTAAATCCAGCGTATTAATGACGCCAAAATAACCGTAGTAGGACTCTTCTTCACCGGATATGATCCGGATATCCAGACCGATATCTTCTTTCGCTTTGGTGATAAATTCATGCTTGTTAACGGCTTTGCGAACCGCTTCGGTGGCTACCGTTATGATCTCATCCACTTGGAGTGCCTGGCATAAATCGTTAAAGAAGCTGAGGGTATCCAAAGCGTAAGCCATTTTAAGCATGCTTATCCGGTTCGCCCCGTTGGCTTTTTCGCCGAGACGCACGGTTTCCTTAAGTTCGTCAATAATTTTATAAGATCCGTCCTCTTCAATTTGGACGATGAGTAAATGCATGGAATTGGACCCGATATCGATTATGGCATATCTGCGCATGGTGATCCTCGTATTCTTCCTATAATAGTATTTTTGACATAATTATACGTTATCTGTGTTAAGGCAGTGTTAATAGGATGTTAATGAGATGTTAAGCTTCTCTTTCAAATGATGCGTTCATAAGGAAGGAATTAATATTTACACGAAGTTAATATTATGTGCCTTTGGAATTAACATGACTATGCTATCCTTAACATCAGAAAGCGATCAATTCTTTTTTGTTAAAGTTACCCCTATCAACTTCTCATATATACCAGGGAAACGGCGGTGTCGCGAAACTACGAGAGTAGTAGCGATTCCGCCTTTTTCTATAAGCTTCAATTCTGCGGGATCTTAACACAATTGTTACAATTTCGTAATGCCGATTTCATATTTGCAAGGTAGCATTGACTTGAAAGCAGGTGATTCAGATGGAAGCTATCAGCCAGTTGTTGCTGCAGCCCTATAGCTACCTGATCTATATGGCCATTGCCTGGGCGCTTCTCTGGAAAGGCATCGCCCTGTGGTATGCGGCCCGCTGCGGACAGTTAGCTTGGTTTATCGTTCTTTTTTTGGCGAATACCGTCAGCATCCTGGAAATTATTTATGTTGTTTTCTTCAGAAGAGAAATAGACGAAACAGAAAATGACGACCAATGCTGTTAACACAAAACATCATATGGTTCCATAAAGAGGCCGTTGCACATTATTGTTATACTTATGTGCAACGGCCAGCTTATTCCCGTCATGCCGGTATCCATGATGAAATAATTGAATTTATGGTATATAATAGCCTTATAAATTATTCCAATAGGCTTGAGAATTATTTCCAACCCCGGGAAACAGAGGTTCAGCAGAGGAGGACACCATGAGCAAGAAAATTCTGGTCGTGGAAGATGAAGAGGCGATAAGCCGGCTGATCAGTTATAATCTGAAGAAGGAAGGATATGACGTAACCGTTTCAGCGGATGGCATCAATGGCCTCGCTAAAATCAGGTCGGAAAAACCGGACCTGCTTATTCTGGATATTATGCTTCCGGGGATAGATGGTTATGAAATTTGTCAAACTGTCCGAAGAGAGAACAGCGCACTTCCGGTGATCATGCTATCCGCGCGGGCGGATGAGGTCGACCGGGTTCTCGGCCTGGAGCTGGGCGGAGACGACTACTTGACGAAACCCTTCAGTCCCAGAGAATTGATTGCCCGGGTCCGTGCCTTGCTGCGTCGGACACAGAACCTGCGGGATACACTGGACCATGATATCTTTACGATCGGCGGGCTGTCTGTGGATTTTTCCGCTCGTGAAATCAAGGTGGATAATCAGACCGTACCGCTCACACCGAAAGAATTTGAACTGCTTGAGTTTCTGATCCGCAATAAAGGAAAAGTTGTCAGCAGGGATCAACTTCTGGACCGGGTTTGGAATTACGATTTTGCCGGAGATACTCGAATCGTCGATGTCCACGTCAGCCGGCTTCGGGAAAAAATTGAACCCGATCCCAAAAATCCAACGTACATTCAGACCGTTCGCGGTGTCGGCTACCGCTTTAAGGAGCGTCATTAATGTTGAAAAGTCTGAAAATGAAATTTTCATTAGGCTTTATCACACTGGTGGTATTGTCCGTGCTGGCCTCGGGCATATACCTGATCACGGTGCTGGATAAGTATTTTATGGATAACTTGCAGGATAAACTGCTGGCTGAAGCCAAGCTGATCCGGGAAATGGTTGAGGGCGAATTCGGCACGGCTTCAATGGCTGCGGGCTTGGGGAGCATGGCCAATGACCTGGGAAAGGTGACAAACACCCGGGTCACACTGATCGATGCTGACGGTGTTGTTCTTGGTGATTCACAGGAGGATCCTGCGCTGATGGAAAATCACCGCAACCGGCCGGAAGTACAGCAGGCCATCCGTGAAGGTGTCGGCATTGCTGAGCGCGAAAGTGCGACCCTGAATACGTCCATGATGTATCTGGCGTTACCGGTGGAGAAGGATGGGGAAATTGAAGGGTTTGTCCGCTTGGCGCTGCCAATAACCGAAATAACCACCGCGCTGTCCCGATTATGGACCATGCTGATTACAGGTTTATTAATCGCCACAGTCATTGCCGGCTTATTAGGGTACACACTGTCGCAGCGGCTGACAAAGCCCATTCAGGAAATGACCGCAGCAGCCCAACGGATTGCAGGCGGTGATTTCAGTCTGCGTACCTATACGACCCAAAAGGATGAGATCGGCATACTTGGCCAGGCCTTAAACCAAATGGCAGAGCAATTAAAAGAAACCATTGATGAGGTTTCTGCCGGAAAAAGCAAACTGGAAACCGTGCTTGCCAATATGGTCAGCGGCGTGATTTTCCTTAAGGAAGATGAAAAAATCGATCTGATTAATCCGGCCGCCATGAAAATTTTACAGGTTGACTCCGCCAATGTCAGCAACCGCCATCAAGTAGAAATCATCGGGAATTATCAATTAAGCTCTCTGATTGAAAAAGCATTGCAAACGCATACGGCGGTGAAAGAAGAATTATTGATCCTGTCCCCCCAGGAAAAAAATATTGAAATTAACATCACACCGATCTTTGGCAAGCATGGCAGTGATATCGGCGCCGTCGTGGTTCTGCACGATATTACCGATTTTCGCAAACTGGAACGGATGCGCAGTGATTTCGTCGCCAATGTCTCCCACGAATTAAAGACCCCGGTCACGTCCCTGAAAGGATATGCGGAAACATTGCTTGACGGCGCACTGGATGATCCGGATACGGCCCGGGAATTTGTGGGGATCATTCTTACCGAATCGGAACGGCTCCGGCTGCTGATTGATGATCTGCTGGAATTATCACGGATCGAATCCGCTGCGGATCCCATTCAGTGGCAGCAGATTGATGTCAGCGCGCTGCTTTGTTCGGTTGCAAAAAAATTCCGTCCTCAGCTGGAAGCCCGGCAAAGCACGCTGGAAATAGTCTCTCCTGATAATCTGCCCGCCGCCTGGGGAGATTACACGATGGTCGATCAGGTGGTAACAAATTTAGTTGATAATGCAATTAAATATTCTCCCGCAGGAGGAAAAATCAGGCTTGCCGTATCCGAACAAGCCGAAGGAATCCTGTTTGAGGTGATCGATTCCGGTCCGGGTATCCCAGAGCATGACGTTCCCCGAATTTTTGAACGGTTCTATCGTGTGGATAAAGGCCGAAACCGCAAGCAGGGGGGAACCGGTCTGGGACTGGCAATTGTCAAGCATATTCTGGAGACCCACGGAACACGGATAAACGTAGAAAGTACCCTCGGCCGCGGTTCGCGTTTCTACTTCACGCTGCCGAAACGATAATGCAATCAGCGCGCGTACCGGCTTTTAAACCGGTAACCCACACCGCGCATTGTCTCTATTGCGATAGTGGCCGGTTCTAATTCGATTTTCTGTCTCAGGTGGCGGATGTGGACGTCCACCGTCCGGGTGTCGCCGTGATACTGATACCCCCAGATACTATCAAGAATCCGTTCTCTTGTAATACATTTCCCTTCATTTTGGGCGAGTAAATAAAGGAGCTGAAATTCTTTGGTTGTCAGATCCAGCATTTTTTCGCCCAGCTTTGCTTCGTATTTCTCCGGATAGATGGTTAATCCGCCGCGGATAAGCTTATTTTCCTGGGCGCTTTCCTGCTCGATCCAGGTCGTTCTTCGCAAATGGGCTTTTACCCTGGCTACGAGCTCCTTGACGCTGAAGGGTTTAGTCACATAGTCATCGGCACCGACCTCCAGGCCGACGATGCGATCGATTTCTTCGCTGCGTGCGGTAATCATGATAATGGGCAGCAAACGGGTATCCTCATTCTGACGTAATAGACGGCATATTTCCAGCCCGTCCATTTCGGGAAGCATGCGGTCCAAAATTACGGCATCGGGCTTTTCCGCAAGAATACGCTCATATGCTGTATTCCCGTTGACTTCATAGTCGGCGCTATAACCGGATTTGATTAAATTGTATTTAACCAGCTCCGCAATATTGACTTCATCTTCCACTATGAGTATTCTAGCCATTCGTTCTCCTTCCTTGCTGATACACGGCCCGGATTATAGTAATAAGGAAGCTCGTGTCGCTAATTCGCTTCGTTCTCCTTTGGTTAAGTAAACCTGCCCATAAAAAGGCTGTCCTTTAAGTCGGGAGGCAACATAAGCCAGTCCGTTGCTTTGTTTATCAAGATAGGGGTGGTCAATTTGATCCGGATCACCGCAAAGTACTATTTTTGTGTCTTCTCCCGCCCGGGTGATAATCGTCTTAATTTCATGTGCGGAAAGATTCTGGGCTTCATCGATAATGAAAAACTGATTGGGAATGCTTCGGCCTCGTATATATGTCAATACCTCGATTTCCAGGAGATTTTTCTTCTTTAACAATTCAATAGCACTGTCAATATAGGATTCGATATTTTTTTCCTGCATCTTGTCCTTAGGCGTCATAAGAAATTCCAAATTGTCATAAAACGGCTGCATATACGGACGGACTTTTTGTTCTTTTTCGCCTGGCAGAAAACCGATATCTTTGCCAAAGGGAATAATCGGTCGTGCGCAGATTATTCGGGTGTAGCGCTCCTGATGGACAGTTTGTTCCAAGGCTGCAGCCAGTGTAAGCAGTGTTTTGCCCGTTCCTGCCGGTCCCATTAATGACACCAGCTTGACTTGCGGGTTGTTCAGCAAAGCTAAAGCCCATGTCTGTTCAGTGTTTTTTGGTGTGATACCCCAGGATATTTGGTCATGAGGATTGGCTAGGATAGCACTTTCGCCGTCTGCAGAGGCCAGTAGTGGGATTTCACTTTCATCTGTAAGTACGGCATGCAGGCAGCTGTTTGGCAGAACGGGTGTGGGGAGTAAAATCATTTTCTTTTGATAAAGCTTGCTTAATTCGAGATCCTCGATAGTGATTCTCGAAAGGTCGCTGTTTTCAGGCTTAAGAGATACCTTATCATTATAATAATCTTGGGTCCGAAGGTTTAACGCATCTGCCTTGACACGCATGGCGATATCTTTGGTTACAAGTATAACGGGTTTCTTTGTTTCTTTGCTTAGGTTCAAGGTAACAGCAAGAATCCGGTTATCGGGTAAGCTCGGGTCGGAGAGAAGTGGCAGTGACTCACCGGAACAATGATTGATCTCGATTTTGAGTTTTCCCCCTTCGGGCAAGCTAACGCCTTTGGCGAGCTTTCCTTTTTCCCTGAGGTTGTCCAATATGCGTATCGTTTGGCGGGCTAGCCTTCCGACGTCATCGAGCTGCCTTTTCTTATTTTCCAGTTCTTCCAGCACGGCGTAAGGAATGATCAGGTCGTTTTCCTCAAAGTTATAGATCGCTTCGGGGTCATGAAGCAGAACACTCGTATCCAGTATATATGTTTTTTTCAAATAACTCCCTCCTTATAAGTATTCTACATTCCGATTGTTAAGGAAACATTGCGTGATTGTAAATACTTTTTATACAAATATTCGTTTCATCGTGCTTCAGTTAAATGAAATAGAATCGTTGAAACCGAGTATAATAACACAATAAACCGAATTATTGCAGCGGCAGAAAGATTAGTAAAGCATTCTTGAATTTTCTTTACACCTCAAATCAGGTCTGCGTGCCACAGTTCCGGCGATAAGCGGAGCACGGATTGCGTAGCGCAACGGT is a genomic window containing:
- a CDS encoding response regulator transcription factor, with product MARILIVEDEVNIAELVKYNLIKSGYSADYEVNGNTAYERILAEKPDAVILDRMLPEMDGLEICRLLRQNEDTRLLPIIMITARSEEIDRIVGLEVGADDYVTKPFSVKELVARVKAHLRRTTWIEQESAQENKLIRGGLTIYPEKYEAKLGEKMLDLTTKEFQLLYLLAQNEGKCITRERILDSIWGYQYHGDTRTVDVHIRHLRQKIELEPATIAIETMRGVGYRFKSRYAR
- a CDS encoding DUF5652 family protein, which gives rise to MEAISQLLLQPYSYLIYMAIAWALLWKGIALWYAARCGQLAWFIVLFLANTVSILEIIYVVFFRREIDETENDDQCC
- the ppx gene encoding exopolyphosphatase encodes the protein MRRYAIIDIGSNSMHLLIVQIEEDGSYKIIDELKETVRLGEKANGANRISMLKMAYALDTLSFFNDLCQALQVDEIITVATEAVRKAVNKHEFITKAKEDIGLDIRIISGEEESYYGYFGVINTLDLADGLIMDIGGGSTELVLFRNKQLEQAVSLPFGTLTLTQRFGLNGKINDSTKMNLHTFLNDHFQKINWVSGDWPLIGIGGSFRNLGKIDRRQKKYPLEITHNYPMDAATVWKNYDSFAQLSLEQRSKVKGLSKERADIFFAALAEMTVLLEVSGVKELFISGSGLREGLFYERLLTSREPLPNILDHSLQNIMAHHHVDLSHAQQVWKLCSGLFECLHDELACGINLKNVLKTAALLHDCGITINYYNHHMHSFYSILNSRINGLSHKELIMAALTASMHRKDEVRIAAPYQSILSDTEIAAVQKLGVLLRIAENLDRRHNSNITEIRCEYDHSQVTITVIAGTNANFEITNALNAAPAFKKHFNRELIMDEIS
- the pnpS gene encoding two-component system histidine kinase PnpS is translated as MLKSLKMKFSLGFITLVVLSVLASGIYLITVLDKYFMDNLQDKLLAEAKLIREMVEGEFGTASMAAGLGSMANDLGKVTNTRVTLIDADGVVLGDSQEDPALMENHRNRPEVQQAIREGVGIAERESATLNTSMMYLALPVEKDGEIEGFVRLALPITEITTALSRLWTMLITGLLIATVIAGLLGYTLSQRLTKPIQEMTAAAQRIAGGDFSLRTYTTQKDEIGILGQALNQMAEQLKETIDEVSAGKSKLETVLANMVSGVIFLKEDEKIDLINPAAMKILQVDSANVSNRHQVEIIGNYQLSSLIEKALQTHTAVKEELLILSPQEKNIEINITPIFGKHGSDIGAVVVLHDITDFRKLERMRSDFVANVSHELKTPVTSLKGYAETLLDGALDDPDTAREFVGIILTESERLRLLIDDLLELSRIESAADPIQWQQIDVSALLCSVAKKFRPQLEARQSTLEIVSPDNLPAAWGDYTMVDQVVTNLVDNAIKYSPAGGKIRLAVSEQAEGILFEVIDSGPGIPEHDVPRIFERFYRVDKGRNRKQGGTGLGLAIVKHILETHGTRINVESTLGRGSRFYFTLPKR
- a CDS encoding PhoH family protein — translated: MKKTYILDTSVLLHDPEAIYNFEENDLIIPYAVLEELENKKRQLDDVGRLARQTIRILDNLREKGKLAKGVSLPEGGKLKIEINHCSGESLPLLSDPSLPDNRILAVTLNLSKETKKPVILVTKDIAMRVKADALNLRTQDYYNDKVSLKPENSDLSRITIEDLELSKLYQKKMILLPTPVLPNSCLHAVLTDESEIPLLASADGESAILANPHDQISWGITPKNTEQTWALALLNNPQVKLVSLMGPAGTGKTLLTLAAALEQTVHQERYTRIICARPIIPFGKDIGFLPGEKEQKVRPYMQPFYDNLEFLMTPKDKMQEKNIESYIDSAIELLKKKNLLEIEVLTYIRGRSIPNQFFIIDEAQNLSAHEIKTIITRAGEDTKIVLCGDPDQIDHPYLDKQSNGLAYVASRLKGQPFYGQVYLTKGERSELATRASLLL
- a CDS encoding response regulator transcription factor gives rise to the protein MSKKILVVEDEEAISRLISYNLKKEGYDVTVSADGINGLAKIRSEKPDLLILDIMLPGIDGYEICQTVRRENSALPVIMLSARADEVDRVLGLELGGDDYLTKPFSPRELIARVRALLRRTQNLRDTLDHDIFTIGGLSVDFSAREIKVDNQTVPLTPKEFELLEFLIRNKGKVVSRDQLLDRVWNYDFAGDTRIVDVHVSRLREKIEPDPKNPTYIQTVRGVGYRFKERH